The Tropicibacter oceani DNA segment TGGGCTGGCCGCCGATGGCCTCGGAAACACCCAGCGCCACGGGTGCGGTCGCCGATTTGGGGGCCAGCGACAGCAGCGCCCCGCCCCGCACCCCCAGCGCCCATGCGATGCCCAGCGCCGACAGGATCGCGGTCAACGATCCCGCAAAAAGCGCCGCGATCATCGGAAGCAGGCTTTGCCTGACCCGGCCCAGGTTGAAATAGAGCGGCAAGGCCAGCGCGACCGTAGCCGGCCCCAACATGAAGTGCACGAACTTGGCACCGTTGAAATAGGCCGCATAGGGCGTCGACGTCACCTTGAGGATCAAGGCCAGAAGGATGACGGAAATCAGGACGGGATTGGCCAGGGCATGCCGCCCCAAGGCCTCGGACAGGCAGTCTGCGATGACATAGGCGGCAAGCGTCAGGGTCAGCCACAGCAGCGGCTCTTGCGCGAGATAGCTCCAAAGCGCCACGGCCTCAGACATCGCGGCCTCCGGTCAGACGCGCCACCAGCAAAAAGGCCCCGACCCCTGCAAGGATCGCCAGAACCGTGCTGGCGATCAGCGCGACGATCAGCCCGGCGCCGTCCCGACCAAAGGTGTCCAGATGGGCAACCACGCCGACCCCGGCCGGAACGAACAGCAACGATAAATGCCCCAACAGGCCGGTCACCGTCGCGCGCATGTACTCGGCCAGCCGCGGGACCATGACAAGCGTCAGGAATAGGCCAGCCAGACCAAGGACAGGACCCGGTACAGACATCCCAAGGCCCCGCGACAGGCTTTCTCCGGCCAGTTGGAACAGCAGAAGAACCGTCAGGACCCGGATCATCGCCACAAGATCAGATCACTGCATCGCCGGAACAACCTGATCCGGCGGGCGGTGACCATCGGCAAAGGTCTTGATGTTGATGATGACCTTTTCACCCATTTCGGTGCGGCCTTCGGCCGTTGCCGACCCCATGTGCGGCAACATCACCACGTTCGGCATGTTGCGCAATTCGGGGTTGCCCTTGATGCCGTGTTCGTAAACGTCCAGACCGGCGCCCGCCAGTTCCCCGGCCTTTAGCATCCGGGTCAGGGCGTTTTCGTCCAGAACCTCTCCGCGCGATGTGTTGATGATCACCGCCGAGGGTTTCATCAGCTTCAACCGCCGGGCGTTCAACAGGTGATAGGTGCTTGGCGTATGCGGGCAGTTGACGCTGAGGATGTCCATCCGGGCAACCATCTGGTCAAGGCTTTCCCAATATGTCGCCTCAAGCGCGCCTTCCACCTCGGGGCGCAGGCGGCGGCGGTTGTGATAGTGGATCTGCATTCCGAAAGCCGCGGCGCGGCGGGCAACGGCCTGTCCGATGCGGCCCATGCCCAGAATGCCCAGCCGTTTGCCGCCCAACCGGGTGCCAAGAAAGGCGGTCGGCGCCCAGCCTTGCCATTCTCCGGCCTGCATGACGGTCAACCCTTCCTGGATGCGGCGCGTGACGCCCAGCATCAGGGCCATGACCATGTCGGCGGTATCGTCGGTCACCACACCCGGCGTATTGGACACAAGGATGCCCCGCTGCCGCGCCGTGGCTACGTCGATATGGTCGAACCCCGCGCCATAGTTGGCAATCAGCTTGAGGTTTTCACCCGCCTGGCCGATCAGCCCCGCGTCGATCACATCGGTGACCGTCGGCACCAGAACATCCGCGCTTTGCATCGCGTCGACCAGTTCGCCCCGCGTCATGGGCGTGTCATCGTCGCGCAACCTGACATCGAAAAGTTCGGTCAGGCGCGTTTCGACCACTTCGGGCAGGCGTCGCGTCACAACAACACTCAGACGTTTTGATGGCATCCCGGCTCTCCCTTGCTTTTCCCGACTAGGGGCTTGTGGCACAGTGCGTCAAAGGCTTTTGGGGCGCAAGAACCCCACCTCAATAATATCGGGCGGATCAGGAAAATGATCAGGAAAATCGGGGGTTTTGCCCTTAGTTTGTTGCTGTTGGCCAGCGTCGCTGTGGCCGAAGATCGCGGCCCCGTGACGAACCTTCCCTTGCCGCGTTTCGTGTCGATGAAAGCGCAGGAAGGCAACGCACGGCGCGGCCCGTCGCTGACCCACCGGATCGACTGGGTCTATACGCGCCGCAACATGCCGCTTGAGATCACCGCCGAGCATGGGCACTGGCGCCGGGTGCGCGACCGCGATGGCGCGGGTGGCTGGGTGCATTATTCGCTGCTGTCCGGCGTGCGCACCGTTCTGGTGGAACAGGACATGCTGCAACTGCACCTGCGGGCCGACAACGACAGCCCCGTCACCGCGATCCTGGAATTGGGCGTCATTGCGCAGCTGGGCAGCTGCGATAAAACCTGGTGCGAGCTGACCGCCGGCGGCTATGGGGGCTGGGCCCCCAAGACCGCACTATGGGGCGTCGGGCCGGACGAAACCCGCGAATAGGCGGGGGCCGGGTCAGGCGGCCTCGAACATCAGGATGGCCGCCTCGGAACTGGACAGGTTGCGCCGCGCGTAGGCTCCGTAAAGATGCGGATTGTCGGCGATGCCTGGCTGGATCTGCAACAGGCGGCGGCGGTCGTCCTCGGAAATCGTGGTCAGCGCAGTGTTCGCCGGGTGGAAGCTTTCGGTTTCGACACCATTGGCAAAGACCACTTCGTGGCGTGGCAACATCAGGTGCACATAGGTCACCTCGCGCGCTTTGGTGTCCAGGACAACGCTGTGACCATTCACCAGATCACGCGCGGCGACCAGAACCTCGGAGGTGTTGAACAGCGCCCGGGCGACGGCGCCCTGCACCAGCATCCTGTGTTCGGGTGACACAAGGAATTCCTGGTCGGGTCGTTCGATGCCAAAGGCCCCGGCGCGGATCCGGATCGGGCGCAACCGCGGCATGGCGAACAGGCGCGCGCCGGTCATGTGACGGCTGCCGATCCATTGCACGGGCTGTGCGCCGCTGTCCTTGGTCTGTACCAGATCGCCAACCCGCAGGTCTTCGACGCGGGTCTGGCCATCGGGCGTGCGGATCCAGGTGCCCGGCGTGAAACAGATCACGCCGCCGGCCTGTTCACCCGATGCGGGATCGCGCATCAATTCCATGGTATGATGGACGACCCAAAGGTCGCGCGCCGTTGGCGGCATTTCATCAAGGAACATCAGCAGGGGCGGCGCGCCGTTGCTGACCTCGATCACGGTGACCGTGTAGCTTTTCAGACCGTCCGTGACGACAAAGCTGCTGTCTGTCAGGGGGTGTTCGACCTCGACATCCGAAATGTCCGGTTTGTGGGTGATTGCCGCGCCAACCAGCCGCCGCACCATACGTGCGGCGCGTTTGCGCAAATGTGCTTCGCCTGTCGCCTGATCAAGCTGCAGGATCGACGAAGGACCGTCGACCCGAACAGCCTCGCCCTGCCAGGACCATGTGGCCCCGACCGACAAGGACGACGGAGGTGCGGCCTTGAGACCGTCTATATCCGTCTGTGACCAAGAGATGACGAACGTGCCTCGATAGCCCGTTCCCATGCCTGTCTGCCTGCCTAGTTTTGTTTCTTATATTTTTTCGCAGATTAGCGGAAATCCGCTGGGCCGGGAACCCTTGATGGACGTAACGTCAGGCGCAAGGGGGACAGATGCCCCCCAAGGCGTGTCAATTGAGTCACAGATCAGGCCGCAGATGTGCCTGCACCGCCGCGCCCGATCCCGTCGTATGCGGTGAATCCGGCGTTTTTGGCGTCGTCGCGGTCGTAGATGTTGCGCAGGTCGGCCATGTGGGGGGTGGTCATGCTGCTGGCCAGGCGGGGCAGGTCAAGGGCGCGGAATTCGTTCCATTCCGTCAGGATCACCAACAGGTCAGCCCCGCGCGCAGCGGCGTAGGGGTCTTCGATCCAGTCGACGCCGGGCAGCAGGTGCTCGCCTTCGCGGCGGCCTTGCGGATCGCAGGCGCGCACAACCGCCCCACCACCCACCAGCGCCGGCACGATCGTCAGCGACGGCGCGTCGCGCATGTCGTCGGTGTTCGGCTTGAAGGTCACGCCCAGCACCGCCACCGTCTTGCCGTTGAAGCTGCCGCCGCACAGGTCCAGCAGCTTGTCGATCATCCGGCGCTTGACCTCTTCGTTGACCTTGATCACCGTCTCGACGATGGAAATCGGCGTCGCGTGTTCCTGGCCGATACGGGCCAACGCCTTGGTATCCTTGGGGAAACACGACCCGCCATAGCCCGGGCCCGCATGCAGGAACTTGTTCCCGATGCGCCCGTCCATGCCCATGCCCTTGGACACCGATTTCACATCCGCGCCGACCTTTTCGCACAGCGCGGCGATTTCGTTGATGAAGGTGATCTTGGTCGCGAGGAACGCGTTCGCGGCGTATTTGATCATCTCGGCCGATTCCAGATCGGTGGTGACGATCGGGAAATCACGCAGGTACAGCGGGCGATAGATGTCTTCCATGACCTTGGCCGCGCGCTCGGTTTCGACGCCGACGACCACGCGGTCGGGCTTCATGAAATCGTCGATCGCGGCGCCTTCGCGCAGGAATTCGGGGTTGCTGGCGACGTCGAAATCAAGCGCCGGATTGGCGGCGGCGACGACCTCCTTGACCTTGCGGTTGGTGCCGACGGGGACGGTGGATTTGGTGACGATCACCACGTAATCCTTGGCCGTGCGGGCGATTTCCTCGGCGGCGGCCATGACATAGGTCAGGTCCGCGTGGCCATCCCCGCGCCGCGTCGGCGTGCCGACGGCGATGAACACCGCATCGGCGCCGTCGATGGCGCTGGCCAGGTCCAGCGTAAAGGACAGCCGGCCCGCCTCGACGTTCTTGTGCATCAGGGTATCAAGGCCGGGCTCGTAGATCGGCACCTGGCCGGCTTCGAGCATCTCGATCTTGCGCGGGTCCTTGTCGACGCAGACCACTTCGTGCCCGAAATCCGAAAAACACACGCCCGAAACAAGGCCAACGTAACCCGTGCCAATCATCGCTATCTTCATGGAATCCAGCCTTCCTCAAATACATTTGCGCCCGTAATGAGCCCCCAATTTCCAAAATGTCAACGCGATGGAAAAGCCACTCGTGTTCACCTTGGGTGCTAAGCCGCAAGGGAATTGCACGTTGCTTCGACTGGCGTAGTAGACTACATGCACGCGCGGACGACGATGACGCGGGCCAGGCCCCAAGGTCGTCCCGTCACCACGATCAAAACCTTTCATTGTTCCGCTTTGCCGGGGCAGCGTATTGAAGACCAACGTATTTCGGAGCCAGTGAAAATCATGAGTTCAGAGGAAAACGGGCAATCCGGACGCGACAGCATTGACCTTGTCGAGGTCCTCCGAATTTTCTGGCGCGGCAAATGGCTGATCGCGATCTTTGCGACAGGCTTTGCCTTGTTGGTCGGGTATTACGCGTTCAACGTGGCCCAGCCGCAATACGCGACCTCGGTCCGGCTGGCGCTGGAAGTGCGCAGCCAGCAGGTCGTCGATCTGGAAAGCGTCGTGTCCGGCGTATCGACCGAACAGGCCGCCATCAACACCGAGCTTGAGGTCATCACCTCGCGCGGGTTGCTGGAAAAGCTGGTTCAGGACCTGAACCTGACCGAAGACCCGGAATTCAACGTGTCGCTGCAGGATGACAGCGGCCTGTCGGTGTCCAAGATCAAGGTCTTTATCAAGGACCTGTTCGGGGTCGGCGGCCCCAAGGATCTGGAACCCAGCGACGAAGATACCCTGCTGGCAGTGACCGAAGCGATTTCCGGGTCGATCACCGCCAACGCGCAGCGCAACACCTACCTGCTGGAAATCCGGGTTTCGACGGGCGATCCGAAGAAATCGGCGCTGATCGCCAACCGCCTGGCACAGATCTATCTGGACGACCAGATCGCGATCAAGTTCGCGGCGACTGAATATGCCGTCAACTGGTTGTCCGAACGGGTTCAGGACCTTGAGCTGGAGCTGAAGCAGAAAGAGGATACCATCCGCGAACTGCGGGCCGAGACCGACCTGATCAGCCTTGAGGCGCTTGAGGCGATCAACGTCCGGTCCAAGGACATCCGCGAACGCCTGGCCGATGCGGAAATCGCCGTCACCGCGGCGCAGGCCCGTTTCGAAGACCTTTCCCTGCTGGCAGAGTCCGACGATCTGGCCGCCATCGAGGCCAAGCTGAACATGCCGGCGCTACGGCCCCTTCTGCGCGACGCCCAGCGCGGCGATGCCCAGGCGCTGCGCAGCTTTCGTGCGATGGTCACGGCCGCCGTGGATCAGGCACGCGACAACCTGGACCGCGCGACCTCGCAGCGCGACTCGCTCGAGACATCTTATCGGCGCATTCAAAGCGAGATCGACGAACAGAACACCGACCTTCTCAAGCTGAACCAGCTGGTGCGCGAGGCCGACGCCACCCGAGTTCTGTACGAAACCTTCCTTGCCCGTCTCAAGGAGACCTCGGTCCAGATCGGGCTGCAACAGGCCGACAGCCGCATCCTGTCCGAGGCCATTCCCGGCCGGCTGGTGGCGCCGCGCAAGACCCGGATGATCGCGATCGGGATCATCCTGGGCGGGCTTCTTGGCGCTGCCTTGTCGTTGCTGATGGATCTGCGCAAGAACGGGTTCCGTACCGCCGAAGACCTGGAAAAGACGACCGGCTATACCAGCCTTGCGCAAATCCCGCAGATGCCGATCAAGGACCGGTCCGGCCTTGTCACCTTTCTGCGTCAGAACCCGACCTCGGCCGCCGCCGAGGCCATTCGCAACCTGCGCACCTCGGTCTTGATGTCGAACATGGCGTCGCCGCCGCAGATCATCATGTCGACCTCGTCCATCCCGGGCGAAGGCAAGACGACCCAGGCGATCGCCCTGGCGCAGAACCTGTCGGGCATGAACAAGAAGGTGTTGTTGATCGAAGGGGACATCCGCCGCAACACGCTGTCCCAGTACTTTGGCAAGGAATCGCCCGCAGGGCTGGTTGCCGTCGTCATGGGAGACGCCTCGATCGAAGAGGCCGTGATGAAGGACGACCTGCTGGGCGCCGACATCCTGATGGGCGGCAAGTCCGAGATGAACGCGGCCGACCTGTTTTCGACCGAGATGTTCCGCCAGTTCCTGCTGAACATCCGAAACGTTTATGACTATGTCATCATCGACACGCCGCCCGTTCTGGTGGTGCCCGATGCGCGTATCATCGGCCCGCTGGTCGATGCGATCATCTATTCGGTGCACTGGGATCACACCCAGAAAATCCAGGTCAAGAACGGCCTGCGCGAACTGTCCTCGGTGGGGGTGCATGTGACCGGCCTGGTGCTGTCGCGGGTCGATCCCAAGGGCATGAAACGCTATGGCTATGGTGGGCGCTATGGGGCCTATTCGGGCTATGGCAATGCCTATTACGACACCTGAGGCAGACCACCGAACGCCCCTGTAAAACGACTTTAAGAGTTAAATTCGAGACTTCCACCGCAGGCCGGTTGGGAAGCCGAACATCATTTCCGACCGTTGTACCGGCGCCGCCCTGGCGTCGAGACAACGGCTGGATCCAAGCGCGCGTCCGCTTCCCTTTCAGACATCGTGTGTCCCGGCACAGGACCAAAACTGAAAGGTTGAAAATGGGAATTCTGAATTTCAAAGGCGCAAGCCTTGCGCAGGACGCGAACGGACAACCGGTGCCTTTTGCCGAAATGTTCGTCTATGGCGCGGGCAAGTCGACCTTGTCACCGGTGTTCGAGGACGAAGGCCTGACCATCATGAAGGCCAATCCAATCATCGCCGATGCCTTGGGCCGCTTTGATACGTCCTACCTGGTCGAAGGCGCCTACCGCGTGGTGATCCGCGCCGCGTCGGGCGAGGCGGCGCTGTCCGAACATGACGTCGTGGTCGAAACGTCGACCAACAATGGCAGTCTTTACAGTTTTAGTTCGGTTGCTGATCTGGAGTCGGATGAAACGTTGTTCTATTCGTCAGCGGCCAGCCAGTTCCGCGCGGTGCCGACGCGGATCATCGGTGTCTGCAATGGCGGCTTCAGCTATCGTATCGCGGCCGAGGACGCCGCCGATCACGACCTGACCACCGCAGGGGGCGTCAAGCTGTACGACCTGAAAAAGCGCAGCCCCCAGGCCGCCGGGTCTGCAGCCACCAACCCCGATGGCAAGATCGTCGAGATGGACGGGTTGCAGTACCAGGTCGACCAGAACGCAACCGGCGCCGCCAGCGCCACGCAGGACATCGGCATCGACGGGTTGAAACCCTTTGGCAAGGTGCGCGCGGCGCATTTCGGCGGGGATCTGCAGCGCGCGATCCACAACAGCGGGTCGGGCGAAATCCATCTGTCGGATGAAACGCTGACGATCGATTCACTGATCCTGAACCGCGATATTCGCATCATCGGCCAGGGCCGCCGCAAGTCCAAGCTGATCGTGACCGGCCACACCACCTATGACGGGGTAAAGGCCGGCATCGTGGCCAGCGGCAATGACGCCGCCGGGCTTGCCTCTCAGATGCGAATCAATGGCGTTGAAATCGACGTGCAAACCGCCGAGGCCGGCGTGGTCGGCGTTCTGGTCATGCGCAAGCTGCACATGGACGAGGTCTTTGTGCATGGCGCACCGCTGGACGGGATCAATTTCCGATCGGGCAATCCCAATCTGCAGGCGCCGTATTTTTGCGAATTCACCGGGGTCTGGTCAAAGGGCAACGGCCGTATGGGTCTGCGCCTGACCGAGAATTGCAACGCCAACCGGTTCGTCAACTGCCAGTTCGATGGCAATGCCGAACATGGCGTGCACCAGACGGTGCTGGGCCTCTCCGGGGTCAACCAGGCGGTCTATAACAACATCTTTCAGGGTGGACAGGCCAGCTATAACCAGATGCACGGGTTTTATTTCCAGAACGGGTCCGAGTGTTTCATCAACGGCACCTACGCGGAATACAATTCCCAGATCGACGGCGGGAACCCAAAAGTCGGGGTCTACAAGAACCTCAAGCTCAGCTCGGGCTTTGCCCGGGGGCAGTTCCACATGGGATCGCTGGGCACATCGACCAACCCCGAACAGACGCTGGGGCTGAACACCGTGACCAGCAACATGGTGTCGGTCGGCGGTCATGTCCTGACGCCGGCGTCAGGGCTGGAACTGGGGTATGCCAACGTCGGAACGGGGCGAAAGGTGGATTTCCATGGTGCGGGCGGGGCCAGCCACGCCATCAATTTCCACGAAGGCAATTCGATCATTGCGCGGCTGATCTATGACGGCGGCCCAAGTTCGCCCAACAACGAAGTCCGCATGGAGGTCACCAGCAACAACGGCGCCAACTGGTCCGTTCTTTGGCAGGGCCGGAACAACGGCAACCTGGGCTTTTTCAACAAGTCTCCGGTGCCGCAACAGTCGATTGCAGGCCCGGCGGTCGATGCTGCCTCGACGCAGGCGCTGACCAATTCGCTGCGCAGTGCGCTGTTGAACCTGGGGCTGGTCACCTGAAGGCACCCTCTGCCGATGGCAGGGGGGTCCATTCCTTGGCGGGGCGGCACCTTGGCGGGTGTCGCCCTTTGCTTTGGCCCAGCGCCGGAAATGCCGGTTGACTTTGCCCGCGCCCGGCGATGACCATCGCCCCTGATTGCGAGAGGGCAAGTATGATCACGAACAAGCTCATGGATATCTGGGACACGGGGCATCCGGTCCTGCACGGCTGGCTGTCGATCGGCAGCCCGTTTACCGCCGAAGTCATGGCCGAGCAGGGCTATGACGCGATCAGTGTCGATCTCCAGCATGGTGCGCTTGACTATTCGGACCTTCTGCCGATGTTTCAGGCCATGCGCGCCAGCGGCGTCGTTCTGGGCGCGCGGGTGCCCTGGCTGGACCCGGCGATGATCATGAAGGTGCTGGACGCGGGCGCCTTGCAGGTGATCTGCCCGATGATCAATACCGCCGAACAAGCGGCTGAATTCGTCAGTTACCTGCGTTATCCCCCCGCAGGGCAGCGCAGCTTTGGCCCCACCCGCGCGCAGTTTGCATTGGGCCCCGGGATCGCCGCCGAGGCGAATGCACAAGTGATCGGCTGGGCCATGGTCGAAACCCGCGAAGCCCTGCAGAACCTTGAGGCGATTGCCGCGACGCCGGGGCTGGACGGCATCTATGTCGGTCCGGCGGATCTGGCCATTTCGCTGTACGACGGCAGGCTTGCCCCTGCCTTTGACCGGGAGGACCCGGAATTCATCGAGGTTCTGCAAGGGATCGTGCGGACATGCCATGCGCACGGCATCAAGGCCGCCCTGCACTGCGGCACCCCGGACTATGCCGCGCGCGCCGTGACATGGGGCTATGACATGACCACCGTGGGCGGAGATTTTCGGCTGATGGCTGACGCGGCAGCGGCCAGCAACGCCCGGTTTCGTGCATTGACCGGCACAGGCACGGGATCCTGACGTGCAAATGAAAAAGGGCGGCCCAAAGACCGCCCTTTTGCTTGTCTGACCGGAAAGGATCAGCGGCAGATCTTTACCCCCGCAAGGGTAACGCAGGTCTTTTCCTTGCCCGGCACGTCAACGTCGCCTTCGCTGCGCTTTTTCTCGATCCGCACGCAACCGGCGCCGGGAACCACGGGCAGGCCGTTGCTGCAGGCGCAGCGGCTGTCCGTCACCTGACGCATGCCTTTATAGCGGCAGACGCAGGCGCCGTTGCGCTTGACCGTCGATGCGCTGTCACAGCTGACCTCGGCCCGGGGCGTATAGCACTGGCCTTTCGAGTTGCGCTTTTGACCCGGCTGGCATTCCTCGCGCGGGGTATAGCATTGCCCCTTCGAGTTCAGCTTTTGACCGGCGGCGCAGTCGGGATCGACCCGCGGGGTATAACACTGCCCCTTGGAGTTGATCTTTTGACCCGGCGCGCAGTCCGGTTTGGGCCAGAAACAGACGCCTTTCGAATTGCGTTCCTGCCCCGGTTCGCAGACCACCGGCATCGGCGGCAGATCGACCGTCACGCAGGACGGATCGACATCCGCCGCTGCGGGAACACCCAGCGCCGCGAACAGCGCGTCGTCGATGTCGCCCGTGGGCTCCAGCCCCAACCGGTCCTGCAGGGCGCGCACACCTTCGCGGGTCTTGCGGCCCGGCGCGCCATCGACCGGCCCACCGTCGATGCCCATCAACTGCATCGCCTGCTGCACGATCGAGGCGCGCTGGAACTTGCTGTCGCCCACTCCGATCGCGGCGCAGTTTTCGAACTGTCCGCCCCGAACCAGGCCCGGCAGGGTCAGTTGCATCCTGATGGTGCTGGCCTGACCGGGCTGCAAGGCAAGTCCGCCGTTGACACAGCTGGTGCCCTTGCCGTCGCTGCGGAAGCAGTTCCAACCGTCGCCAGCGCCATTGACCTGCGTGGGTTTCGGCGATCCGAACAGATCGTCGATGACCGCCGGACCGCTGTAGGGCGCGTCCCCGACGTTGCGCAGGGTCAGGCTGAAGTCACAGCCATAGCTTTGCGCGGACTTGTTCACCGAACAGGCGCCTTCGGCGGATTTGACCAGCTCAAGCTCGGGGGCGCCTGTGGGGGTGTCGATGACATCGCCCTCGGCCGTCAGCGTCACGCAGGACGACAGCGGGACAGCGCCATCGCTTTGTGCGCAGTTGCGCGCGTCCTGAACGCCCTGGTTCGTCAGATCGGCCGCAAAGACCTGGGCCATGACCACATGGTCAGACCCCGGATCCAGCATCCCCGCTGCGGCCCGGCATTCCCCGGACAGGCGGCTGGCCGAAATCGCGCAGTCCAGCGCATCCGAAATCGGGATCATCGACGTGATCGCACCAAAGGGGGCAGACCCCGGCGTGAACCGATCGGCAAAGACCAGGTCGTCGCGCGGCTCTGCGCCCTCGACGCTTAGCGTCAGGGTGCAGGCCCAGGACCAACCCGGCACACCCTGATGTTCGGCAGGCTGGGCTGCTTCACAGGCTTTCACCAGGTCATAGGTCGTCGGCACCGGGCGCGGGTTGTCGATCTGGTCGGTTTTCTCCTCGGTGATTTCGGGGAAATCGGATTGCACACAGGACTGGTTGTTGCCCATGTCGGTTTCGGCAATGGGTATCCCACTGCTGGTGCCGCCCACATTGGCGCAGTTTTCATCCCAAAGGGCTGCGCCCACCTGCGCCTGCACAAGGATCGGCGGCAGGGTGGTGGTCGACGCCGTCACGGCAAAGTCACAGCTGAGGACCGTACCGATTGTGGTACAGACCCAGCCATCGGTCGCGGCGGCGGGGCTGGCCTGGAACAAAGCGAACCCGGCGCTGCCCAGATCATCGGTCACCGTCACCACATCACCAGCCGAAAGCGTGCCAAGGGCCACCATCGGCGCCAGTTGGAATGTCGCGAAATCGGCGTTTCCTTCGACCAGCGTCTTTTCGATCGTCAGATCGACCACGTCATAGCCGTCTTCGGTGATGATGAACTCGGCACAGGCCGAATGACCGTCGATTTCGAACAGGTCTTCCTCGGGGGCGATGGAACTGTCTGCCATCGAGACACAGTTTTCACCCGTTGCATTGCCAAAGCCCACCGGCGGGACGAAATCCACCTGATAGGTCGTGCTGTCGCCGGGATTCAGAGCAACCGTATCGGTGCACCCCGGGCCTTCCAGATCGGCAGGCGCACAGATCGCCGGAGTGATCGAGGCAAAGCCGTTGCTGATCGGCATCGTGCCGTTCATCGTCACCCCGTCAAACAGCGTGATCGGGCCGGTATAGGCACCGGTGCCGACATTCGTGACCTCGTAGATAAAGGTGCAAGCCTGCCCGGTCTGGCATTCGCCGCCATGGACGTCAGCCAGTTTCTTTGTGATCTCAAGGTCAAAATCGCCTTT contains these protein-coding regions:
- a CDS encoding SH3 domain-containing protein, with protein sequence MIRKIGGFALSLLLLASVAVAEDRGPVTNLPLPRFVSMKAQEGNARRGPSLTHRIDWVYTRRNMPLEITAEHGHWRRVRDRDGAGGWVHYSLLSGVRTVLVEQDMLQLHLRADNDSPVTAILELGVIAQLGSCDKTWCELTAGGYGGWAPKTALWGVGPDETRE
- a CDS encoding 2-hydroxyacid dehydrogenase → MPSKRLSVVVTRRLPEVVETRLTELFDVRLRDDDTPMTRGELVDAMQSADVLVPTVTDVIDAGLIGQAGENLKLIANYGAGFDHIDVATARQRGILVSNTPGVVTDDTADMVMALMLGVTRRIQEGLTVMQAGEWQGWAPTAFLGTRLGGKRLGILGMGRIGQAVARRAAAFGMQIHYHNRRRLRPEVEGALEATYWESLDQMVARMDILSVNCPHTPSTYHLLNARRLKLMKPSAVIINTSRGEVLDENALTRMLKAGELAGAGLDVYEHGIKGNPELRNMPNVVMLPHMGSATAEGRTEMGEKVIINIKTFADGHRPPDQVVPAMQ
- a CDS encoding UDP-glucose dehydrogenase family protein gives rise to the protein MKIAMIGTGYVGLVSGVCFSDFGHEVVCVDKDPRKIEMLEAGQVPIYEPGLDTLMHKNVEAGRLSFTLDLASAIDGADAVFIAVGTPTRRGDGHADLTYVMAAAEEIARTAKDYVVIVTKSTVPVGTNRKVKEVVAAANPALDFDVASNPEFLREGAAIDDFMKPDRVVVGVETERAAKVMEDIYRPLYLRDFPIVTTDLESAEMIKYAANAFLATKITFINEIAALCEKVGADVKSVSKGMGMDGRIGNKFLHAGPGYGGSCFPKDTKALARIGQEHATPISIVETVIKVNEEVKRRMIDKLLDLCGGSFNGKTVAVLGVTFKPNTDDMRDAPSLTIVPALVGGGAVVRACDPQGRREGEHLLPGVDWIEDPYAAARGADLLVILTEWNEFRALDLPRLASSMTTPHMADLRNIYDRDDAKNAGFTAYDGIGRGGAGTSAA
- a CDS encoding HpcH/HpaI aldolase family protein; the encoded protein is MITNKLMDIWDTGHPVLHGWLSIGSPFTAEVMAEQGYDAISVDLQHGALDYSDLLPMFQAMRASGVVLGARVPWLDPAMIMKVLDAGALQVICPMINTAEQAAEFVSYLRYPPAGQRSFGPTRAQFALGPGIAAEANAQVIGWAMVETREALQNLEAIAATPGLDGIYVGPADLAISLYDGRLAPAFDREDPEFIEVLQGIVRTCHAHGIKAALHCGTPDYAARAVTWGYDMTTVGGDFRLMADAAAASNARFRALTGTGTGS
- a CDS encoding polysaccharide biosynthesis tyrosine autokinase yields the protein MSSEENGQSGRDSIDLVEVLRIFWRGKWLIAIFATGFALLVGYYAFNVAQPQYATSVRLALEVRSQQVVDLESVVSGVSTEQAAINTELEVITSRGLLEKLVQDLNLTEDPEFNVSLQDDSGLSVSKIKVFIKDLFGVGGPKDLEPSDEDTLLAVTEAISGSITANAQRNTYLLEIRVSTGDPKKSALIANRLAQIYLDDQIAIKFAATEYAVNWLSERVQDLELELKQKEDTIRELRAETDLISLEALEAINVRSKDIRERLADAEIAVTAAQARFEDLSLLAESDDLAAIEAKLNMPALRPLLRDAQRGDAQALRSFRAMVTAAVDQARDNLDRATSQRDSLETSYRRIQSEIDEQNTDLLKLNQLVREADATRVLYETFLARLKETSVQIGLQQADSRILSEAIPGRLVAPRKTRMIAIGIILGGLLGAALSLLMDLRKNGFRTAEDLEKTTGYTSLAQIPQMPIKDRSGLVTFLRQNPTSAAAEAIRNLRTSVLMSNMASPPQIIMSTSSIPGEGKTTQAIALAQNLSGMNKKVLLIEGDIRRNTLSQYFGKESPAGLVAVVMGDASIEEAVMKDDLLGADILMGGKSEMNAADLFSTEMFRQFLLNIRNVYDYVIIDTPPVLVVPDARIIGPLVDAIIYSVHWDHTQKIQVKNGLRELSSVGVHVTGLVLSRVDPKGMKRYGYGGRYGAYSGYGNAYYDT
- a CDS encoding Hint domain-containing protein yields the protein MGTGYRGTFVISWSQTDIDGLKAAPPSSLSVGATWSWQGEAVRVDGPSSILQLDQATGEAHLRKRAARMVRRLVGAAITHKPDISDVEVEHPLTDSSFVVTDGLKSYTVTVIEVSNGAPPLLMFLDEMPPTARDLWVVHHTMELMRDPASGEQAGGVICFTPGTWIRTPDGQTRVEDLRVGDLVQTKDSGAQPVQWIGSRHMTGARLFAMPRLRPIRIRAGAFGIERPDQEFLVSPEHRMLVQGAVARALFNTSEVLVAARDLVNGHSVVLDTKAREVTYVHLMLPRHEVVFANGVETESFHPANTALTTISEDDRRRLLQIQPGIADNPHLYGAYARRNLSSSEAAILMFEAA
- a CDS encoding CidA/LrgA family protein, whose protein sequence is MIRVLTVLLLFQLAGESLSRGLGMSVPGPVLGLAGLFLTLVMVPRLAEYMRATVTGLLGHLSLLFVPAGVGVVAHLDTFGRDGAGLIVALIASTVLAILAGVGAFLLVARLTGGRDV
- a CDS encoding LrgB family protein, which encodes MSEAVALWSYLAQEPLLWLTLTLAAYVIADCLSEALGRHALANPVLISVILLALILKVTSTPYAAYFNGAKFVHFMLGPATVALALPLYFNLGRVRQSLLPMIAALFAGSLTAILSALGIAWALGVRGGALLSLAPKSATAPVALGVSEAIGGQPSLTAVLVILTGITGAIVATPMLNLLGITDWRARGFAVGVAAHGIGTAHAFRVNETAGAFSGIGMGLNAVLTALVAPLVVRLLF